One window of Candidatus Nitrospira kreftii genomic DNA carries:
- a CDS encoding hypothetical protein (conserved protein of unknown function), whose translation MNETARRSKTLLLATDFSNPARMVVPHAFKLALSLNLRLIILHVVKAPPGVEQWSPGARRSLQSLKTKALLELGRIVRLANESGLMADYKLLVGIPEDSILEVAHNADVVLVAMGTHGKTGRDRLRLGSIAESTLRQAPCPVLTVRAPVTPSPSVNPRRLSIARLLVATDFSTSSKASLRTAVVLAKRLNARVVLLHAAEPSGSLQSEPRRADDLSRKHYAQRFRKLISESRADEVITDKVVITGDPVEVILDQAKHQKADLIIVGTHGRRGMKRLMLGSVAEAVVRRAACPVVAVKAQMRKPFNLTNGTKRSHPRSSTD comes from the coding sequence GTGAATGAGACAGCCCGCAGAAGTAAAACGCTCCTCTTGGCCACCGATTTTTCGAATCCCGCGCGCATGGTGGTTCCGCATGCTTTTAAACTAGCACTGTCGCTGAATCTCCGTCTCATCATCCTGCATGTCGTGAAGGCCCCTCCCGGCGTTGAGCAGTGGTCCCCGGGCGCGCGCCGCTCCCTCCAGTCCTTGAAAACCAAAGCTCTTCTTGAGCTGGGCCGGATCGTCCGTCTGGCGAACGAGAGCGGCCTCATGGCCGATTACAAACTTCTGGTAGGCATTCCTGAAGATTCCATTTTGGAGGTTGCGCACAATGCTGATGTTGTCCTTGTCGCCATGGGTACTCACGGTAAGACCGGTAGGGATCGACTTCGGTTAGGCAGCATTGCGGAGAGCACTTTGCGTCAAGCGCCTTGCCCCGTGCTTACGGTCCGTGCGCCTGTTACTCCCTCTCCCTCCGTCAATCCGCGTCGACTGAGCATAGCACGTCTTCTGGTAGCAACGGACTTTTCAACATCTTCAAAGGCCTCGCTTCGGACCGCTGTCGTGCTGGCAAAACGCCTGAACGCGCGAGTGGTGCTGCTCCATGCCGCCGAGCCCTCAGGCTCCTTGCAGTCCGAGCCGCGTCGTGCAGATGACCTCTCGAGGAAGCACTATGCTCAACGGTTCCGGAAGCTTATATCGGAGTCTCGAGCGGATGAGGTCATCACCGACAAGGTCGTGATTACGGGGGATCCGGTTGAAGTCATTCTTGATCAAGCAAAACACCAGAAAGCCGACCTGATCATCGTTGGAACCCATGGCCGTCGTGGTATGAAGCGACTCATGTTAGGGAGTGTGGCCGAAGCTGTGGTTCGAAGAGCCGCATGCCCGGTCGTTGCTGTGAAGGCTCAAATGAGAAAACCGTTTAACCTGACCAACGGCACGAAGCGTTCCCATCCCCGTAGCAGTACCGATTAA
- a CDS encoding hypothetical protein (conserved membrane protein of unknown function) produces MQPDPVFFQDLAIVFLAAVAGGILARLARQPLILGYVLGGIAIGPFTPGLTISEPHAFELFAEIGVILLMFSIGLEFSVKDLMRVKWVALAGGPLGILMAIGLAVATGSLIGWSTTQSIVIGAVISIASTMVLARLLGDRGELRSKHGRVMIGIALVEDVAVVAMTVLVPALGEFDSGRLLVIGQALAKALLILVPVGYLGTKVIPHILTHVARTQNQELFLLVTLAISLGTAAVTQMVGLSLALGAFLAGLIISASEYGHETLARLLSLRDAFVALFFVTIGILIDPRVIIQNLPLLATMIGLIVAGMFMIWVTVVRLFGYSWTTAFLVGIGLTQIGEFSFVLVQVAKAAGHVGSEVYNATLAASLITILINAALVRYMPSWFVQRRPAHDQHDMAPWPPDGEPLRQHVVLCGFGRVGSSLGKALETFNLPYVVIDRDPDIIRRLQMQGIACLYGDASHRVLLTKAGAADASLIIVALPEIEPAALAVSRIRAFNPKAPILARAHGQAEARRLAGLGATEVIQPEVEASATLIRHALTWFGIPKERILDHVEQYRESMETKGKQVESAP; encoded by the coding sequence GTGCAGCCTGACCCCGTATTCTTTCAAGATCTTGCCATTGTATTCCTGGCGGCTGTCGCAGGTGGCATACTCGCTCGGCTTGCCAGGCAACCGTTGATCCTTGGCTATGTCCTCGGCGGCATTGCGATCGGCCCGTTTACCCCTGGACTGACCATCTCAGAACCGCACGCCTTCGAGCTGTTTGCAGAGATCGGTGTCATTCTCTTGATGTTCTCCATCGGGCTCGAGTTTTCTGTGAAGGACCTGATGCGGGTCAAATGGGTCGCCCTGGCGGGCGGACCGCTGGGGATTCTCATGGCCATCGGATTGGCCGTCGCGACGGGGAGCCTGATCGGGTGGTCTACGACTCAAAGCATTGTGATCGGAGCGGTGATTTCAATAGCGAGCACCATGGTACTCGCCCGTCTGCTCGGCGATCGGGGCGAACTTCGTTCAAAGCATGGACGGGTCATGATCGGCATCGCCCTAGTCGAAGACGTGGCCGTCGTGGCAATGACCGTGCTCGTGCCGGCTCTCGGAGAGTTCGACTCAGGACGATTGCTTGTGATCGGTCAAGCCTTGGCAAAGGCGCTGCTGATTCTTGTGCCGGTGGGATACTTGGGCACCAAAGTCATCCCACATATCCTGACACACGTCGCTAGGACCCAAAACCAGGAGCTGTTCCTGCTCGTCACCCTTGCCATCAGCCTTGGGACCGCCGCCGTCACCCAAATGGTCGGACTCTCTCTCGCCTTGGGTGCCTTCCTGGCCGGCCTTATTATCAGCGCGTCCGAGTATGGGCACGAAACATTGGCCCGGCTGCTCTCGCTGCGTGACGCCTTCGTCGCGCTCTTTTTCGTGACCATCGGTATTCTGATCGACCCGCGCGTGATCATCCAGAACCTTCCTCTTCTTGCCACCATGATCGGCTTGATCGTAGCCGGGATGTTCATGATTTGGGTAACTGTCGTGCGGCTATTCGGCTACTCTTGGACCACGGCTTTCCTTGTGGGGATCGGGCTCACTCAAATCGGCGAATTCTCATTTGTCCTTGTGCAGGTCGCCAAAGCGGCAGGCCACGTCGGCAGCGAAGTATACAATGCGACGCTTGCCGCCTCTCTCATCACCATTCTCATCAATGCGGCACTGGTCAGATATATGCCCAGCTGGTTCGTGCAGCGGCGTCCGGCCCATGATCAGCACGACATGGCGCCGTGGCCTCCGGACGGCGAACCGCTCCGGCAGCATGTCGTCCTGTGTGGCTTTGGACGAGTCGGCAGCTCCCTCGGGAAAGCATTGGAGACCTTCAATCTTCCCTATGTCGTCATTGACCGAGATCCCGACATCATTCGCCGGTTACAGATGCAGGGCATTGCCTGTCTGTATGGCGATGCTTCCCATCGCGTATTGCTCACAAAAGCTGGAGCGGCGGATGCGTCGCTGATCATCGTGGCCTTGCCCGAAATCGAACCTGCCGCGCTGGCGGTCAGTCGAATCCGTGCTTTCAATCCGAAAGCTCCGATCTTGGCCCGCGCACATGGGCAAGCGGAAGCTCGAAGACTCGCCGGGCTTGGGGCGACCGAGGTCATCCAGCCTGAAGTCGAGGCGTCGGCGACACTCATCCGGCATGCCTTGACCTGGTTCGGGATACCGAAGGAGAGAATCTTAGACCACGTAGAACAGTATCGGGAGTCCATGGAAACGAAGGGCAAACAAGTTGAATCGGCACCGTGA
- a CDS encoding putative Phosphoglycolate phosphatase: protein MNQSHDRQSVAFLFDLDGTLVDSVYQHVLAWREAMQGAGIELAVWRIHRQIGMSGGLMLSAFLREIGRVLSSEEIEHIQRAHVEAYRRQAGSLHVLPGTLELLAELSARGVPYAIATSGRLQSAQPTLKLLNLSQDVPVVTRDDVRHAKPDPDLFLAAAQRLKVPINQCVIVGDSVWDMLAARRAWALAVGLLSGGYGREELQQAGAYRVYQDPTDLLRHLDEMGVRLN from the coding sequence ATGAATCAGTCGCATGATAGGCAGTCGGTCGCTTTCCTATTTGATTTGGACGGCACACTGGTCGACAGCGTGTATCAGCATGTCCTGGCTTGGCGCGAAGCCATGCAGGGCGCCGGGATTGAGCTGGCCGTGTGGCGGATCCACCGACAGATCGGTATGAGTGGTGGCCTCATGCTGTCGGCGTTTCTTCGGGAGATCGGGCGAGTTCTCTCGTCAGAAGAAATTGAGCATATTCAGCGCGCCCACGTCGAGGCCTATCGTCGGCAGGCCGGTTCTTTGCACGTGTTGCCTGGTACGCTGGAACTGTTGGCGGAGCTGTCGGCGCGTGGCGTGCCGTATGCCATTGCCACCAGTGGGCGTTTGCAAAGTGCGCAGCCTACCCTCAAACTGTTGAACCTATCCCAGGATGTACCGGTCGTGACTCGCGATGACGTGCGGCATGCAAAACCGGATCCGGATCTCTTCCTGGCTGCCGCCCAGCGGCTTAAGGTACCGATAAACCAGTGTGTGATCGTGGGGGACAGCGTCTGGGATATGTTGGCCGCCCGCCGGGCCTGGGCTTTGGCGGTGGGCTTGCTGTCCGGGGGATACGGGCGTGAGGAGCTTCAGCAGGCCGGCGCCTACAGAGTGTATCAAGATCCCACCGATCTTTTGCGCCATCTCGACGAAATGGGAGTGCGATTGAACTGA
- a CDS encoding hypothetical protein (conserved protein of unknown function) — translation MIRVVMMSVLIGLLSLGSGVNGWTADDDGSRLMIVSPAQGAVIKGDSVEVQYKLSKGTEATHIHCYVDGEYQKGFKGVVKGLTRGSHEIKLVAASHDHDALNAEAIVMIEVE, via the coding sequence ATGATTCGCGTAGTTATGATGTCAGTGCTGATCGGCTTGTTGTCATTGGGGAGCGGTGTGAACGGTTGGACGGCCGACGACGATGGTAGCCGACTCATGATCGTGAGTCCGGCGCAGGGCGCAGTGATAAAGGGGGATTCTGTCGAAGTACAGTACAAGCTGTCAAAGGGTACGGAAGCAACGCACATCCATTGTTACGTGGACGGAGAATATCAAAAAGGGTTCAAGGGAGTGGTCAAGGGTCTCACGCGCGGCTCGCACGAGATCAAACTTGTGGCGGCGAGCCACGATCATGACGCGCTGAATGCTGAAGCAATAGTCATGATTGAAGTGGAATGA
- a CDS encoding Nodulation protein L produces MIIKTEKTKMLTGELYRSTDSELVKDAARAQRLVAQYNATPGEAYEARMVLLRRLCGSVGDGTIIRSPFACDYGYNIRLGRNAFINFNCIFLDCAPIEIGDNLQMGPAVQVYTAAHPLEADVRRTGLEYACPIRIGNNVWIGGGAIILPGVTIGEHSVIGAGSVVVHDVPAAKVVAGNPARILRDIHGHKDIVV; encoded by the coding sequence ATGATCATCAAGACGGAAAAGACAAAAATGCTGACCGGTGAGCTTTATCGCTCGACTGACTCCGAGCTCGTCAAAGACGCGGCACGGGCGCAACGCCTGGTGGCCCAGTACAATGCCACCCCTGGAGAGGCGTATGAAGCCCGCATGGTGCTGCTGCGCCGGCTCTGTGGTTCGGTCGGGGACGGCACGATAATTAGGTCGCCCTTCGCCTGCGACTATGGCTATAACATCCGACTTGGACGGAACGCCTTTATCAACTTCAATTGCATTTTTCTCGACTGTGCACCGATCGAGATCGGGGACAATCTCCAAATGGGACCGGCCGTGCAGGTCTACACCGCGGCGCATCCGCTCGAGGCGGATGTACGGCGAACCGGCCTGGAATATGCTTGCCCGATCCGCATCGGAAACAATGTGTGGATCGGAGGCGGCGCAATCATTCTTCCGGGCGTAACCATCGGCGAGCACAGCGTAATCGGTGCTGGGAGCGTTGTCGTGCACGACGTCCCGGCGGCGAAGGTTGTTGCGGGTAACCCGGCGCGAATCCTTCGCGACATTCATGGGCACAAAGATATAGTGGTGTGA
- a CDS encoding Aryl-alcohol dehydrogenase — protein sequence MPTAQTKAIKAAVVRKKGGPFQIETLTLEEPRPDEVLVRIVATGMCHTDMVARDQLYTVPLPIVLGHEGAGVVEQVGGAVKKLMPGDHVVLTYMWCGHCKPCLNGDLTYCVNFYPLNFGGAREDGSTATHDKQSSVHDHFFGQSSFCTFALAHERNVIKVPSNAPLELLGPLGCGIQTGAGAVMNGLKVRPGSSFAAFGGGAVGLSAVMAARVAGATTIIAADVVPSRLALAKELGATHTVNSRETDPVEAVRKITGGGADFTLESSGRPAVLRQAIDALAIKGVCGVVGAPALGTEASFDVNGVMTTGKRIIGIIEGDSVPDLFIPSLVHLYQQGRFPFDKLVKFYSLDQINQAAEDSEKGITIKPIVRFGS from the coding sequence ATGCCCACTGCGCAGACCAAAGCGATCAAGGCAGCAGTCGTCCGCAAGAAAGGCGGACCGTTCCAAATCGAAACGCTGACCTTGGAGGAGCCGCGCCCTGACGAGGTGCTGGTGAGGATCGTTGCGACCGGCATGTGCCATACCGATATGGTGGCGCGCGACCAACTCTATACCGTCCCTCTTCCTATCGTGCTGGGTCACGAAGGTGCCGGCGTCGTCGAACAGGTCGGCGGCGCGGTCAAGAAGCTCATGCCGGGCGATCATGTCGTACTCACCTACATGTGGTGCGGCCATTGCAAGCCCTGTCTAAACGGCGACCTGACCTACTGCGTGAATTTCTACCCGTTGAATTTCGGCGGGGCCCGCGAGGACGGGAGTACCGCGACCCACGACAAACAGAGCTCGGTCCATGACCATTTCTTCGGCCAGTCGTCGTTCTGCACCTTTGCGCTCGCCCATGAGCGAAATGTGATCAAAGTCCCGAGCAATGCGCCGCTTGAATTACTCGGTCCTCTCGGCTGTGGCATCCAAACCGGCGCGGGCGCCGTGATGAACGGGCTGAAAGTCAGGCCCGGCAGCAGCTTCGCCGCGTTCGGTGGCGGAGCCGTCGGCTTGAGCGCCGTGATGGCCGCGCGGGTGGCCGGTGCGACGACCATCATCGCCGCCGATGTTGTCCCATCGCGGCTTGCACTGGCCAAGGAGCTCGGAGCCACCCATACGGTGAACAGCCGCGAGACCGATCCGGTCGAGGCGGTGCGCAAAATCACCGGCGGCGGTGCCGATTTTACACTCGAATCGAGCGGACGTCCGGCCGTGTTGCGGCAAGCCATCGACGCGCTGGCGATCAAAGGAGTGTGCGGCGTTGTCGGGGCTCCGGCATTGGGGACCGAAGCCAGCTTCGATGTGAACGGCGTCATGACGACCGGCAAGCGGATAATCGGCATCATCGAAGGTGACAGCGTGCCGGACCTCTTCATCCCGAGTCTTGTACATCTGTATCAGCAAGGACGATTTCCCTTCGATAAATTGGTGAAGTTCTACAGCCTCGATCAAATCAACCAGGCGGCTGAGGACAGCGAAAAGGGAATCACGATCAAGCCGATCGTCCGGTTCGGCTCGTGA
- a CDS encoding 4-cresol dehydrogenase [hydroxylating] flavoprotein subunit yields the protein MASKYIALPKGVSEKTFDAAVKEFRLVLGEANVLVSAEQLAPYSKVMMPVPEANHTPSAAILATTVEQIQKIVGICNKYKVPVWTISTGKNLGYGSAAPAERGQVVLDLHRMNRILEVDGDLCYALVEPGVTYRQLYDYFQEHQLALWLSVPAPSAIAGPTGNTLDRGVGYTPYGEHFMNACGMEVVLANGEVLRTGMGSLPKSNTWQAFKWGYGPYLDGIFTQSNYGIVTKFGFWLQPAPPVYKPFMIQYQNEEDVVEIVEIMRPLRLNGVIPNSGVIAHALYEAGLKAKRSDYVSGPGAISDEAVRRLVKDHNMGIWNVTAALYGTQEQVDVNWKIVTEAFGKSGKAKFLTQEDVGDDPQFGYRAVLMRGGMDMREFNLYNWRGGGGSLWFAPVSQTRGSETLKQMRLAKQILAKYGLDYAGEFIVGMRDMHHILDMLYDRTDPTMTQAAYQCFDELITTFSAEGYGSYRTNTAFMDKVAQTYGPVQRHVHKTLKKALDPNGILAPGKSGIR from the coding sequence ATGGCCAGCAAATATATCGCACTGCCGAAAGGTGTCTCGGAAAAAACATTTGATGCTGCCGTGAAGGAATTTCGCCTGGTCTTGGGCGAGGCAAATGTGCTCGTGAGCGCTGAGCAGCTGGCGCCCTATAGCAAGGTCATGATGCCGGTGCCGGAGGCGAACCACACGCCGTCCGCCGCGATCCTGGCGACGACTGTTGAGCAAATCCAGAAAATCGTGGGCATCTGCAACAAGTACAAGGTCCCAGTTTGGACGATTTCGACGGGCAAGAACCTAGGCTACGGCTCAGCGGCTCCGGCTGAGCGGGGGCAGGTGGTGCTCGATCTGCATCGCATGAACCGCATCCTCGAAGTTGATGGCGACCTCTGCTACGCCCTCGTGGAACCGGGCGTCACCTATAGACAGCTCTACGACTATTTCCAGGAACATCAATTGGCGCTCTGGCTCTCCGTGCCGGCACCCTCAGCCATTGCGGGACCGACCGGTAATACGTTGGACCGGGGGGTTGGTTATACGCCCTACGGGGAGCATTTCATGAACGCCTGCGGCATGGAGGTCGTGCTGGCCAACGGCGAGGTCTTACGAACCGGGATGGGCTCCCTGCCAAAGTCCAATACCTGGCAGGCCTTTAAGTGGGGGTACGGTCCCTACTTGGACGGAATTTTTACCCAGTCCAACTATGGCATCGTCACCAAATTTGGCTTTTGGCTCCAGCCGGCACCGCCGGTATACAAGCCGTTCATGATTCAGTATCAAAACGAAGAAGATGTTGTGGAAATCGTAGAGATCATGCGCCCTCTCCGCCTGAATGGTGTCATCCCCAATTCAGGAGTGATCGCGCATGCGCTGTACGAAGCGGGGCTGAAAGCGAAACGGAGCGACTATGTGTCCGGGCCCGGCGCGATCTCGGATGAGGCCGTGCGCCGACTGGTCAAGGATCACAACATGGGTATCTGGAACGTCACGGCCGCGCTCTATGGCACGCAGGAGCAGGTAGATGTGAATTGGAAGATCGTGACCGAAGCCTTCGGTAAATCAGGCAAGGCCAAGTTTCTGACACAAGAAGATGTCGGCGACGATCCGCAATTCGGCTATCGGGCCGTCCTGATGCGCGGCGGTATGGACATGAGGGAATTCAATCTCTACAACTGGCGCGGTGGCGGAGGGTCTCTGTGGTTCGCGCCGGTCTCCCAAACCCGCGGCAGTGAAACGCTCAAGCAGATGAGACTGGCCAAGCAGATCCTGGCTAAGTACGGGCTGGATTACGCCGGCGAGTTCATCGTCGGCATGCGAGACATGCACCATATCCTCGACATGCTCTATGACCGGACGGACCCAACCATGACGCAAGCGGCCTATCAATGCTTCGACGAACTGATCACGACATTCTCGGCCGAGGGGTACGGTTCCTATCGGACGAATACGGCCTTCATGGACAAGGTGGCTCAGACCTACGGTCCGGTGCAACGGCACGTTCACAAGACACTCAAGAAGGCATTGGATCCCAACGGAATTCTCGCGCCGGGCAAGTCGGGGATTCGATAA
- a CDS encoding hypothetical protein (conserved exported protein of unknown function) yields the protein MEVDRRSLMKGMLASGALLALGVPPWTFADQPARRPQRCMLVLGGTPADEAFAHGTQAASAAMMSEGCRTVHLKGGLLTGMNEMVNLLHHSRGVRMIVILDDASAVIFLELVRSAGVRMLSLGTHACSTDSPWPIRHDLVSTSQDHSAGGLLASQLIPGQGSFSIMESYLRDVSGGLALTGWSAPGFCSYRSAEPEPIHLHCSDLSLPDGCRLLALDTPEKWIPILPQAYERGCTAPRSQNWVEAVGYAVTASALGIDSFKETCSGRAFLHRTTDRERPGPQERFMSFVMDL from the coding sequence ATGGAGGTTGATCGCCGCAGTTTAATGAAGGGCATGTTGGCAAGCGGGGCTCTTCTGGCGCTGGGGGTTCCGCCATGGACGTTCGCGGACCAGCCTGCGCGAAGGCCTCAACGGTGCATGTTGGTATTGGGCGGCACTCCGGCGGATGAGGCATTCGCGCACGGCACACAGGCGGCCTCCGCCGCGATGATGTCTGAAGGCTGTCGGACCGTACATCTGAAAGGCGGGTTGTTAACAGGTATGAATGAGATGGTCAATCTGTTGCATCATTCTCGAGGCGTCCGGATGATCGTCATCCTGGACGATGCCAGCGCTGTGATATTTCTGGAACTGGTCAGGTCAGCCGGGGTGAGGATGCTCTCCCTGGGCACGCATGCTTGTTCGACCGATAGCCCTTGGCCTATCCGACATGATCTTGTCTCGACCTCGCAAGATCACAGCGCGGGTGGTCTCCTGGCCTCGCAGTTGATCCCTGGACAGGGCAGTTTTTCAATCATGGAAAGTTATCTACGCGACGTATCGGGAGGACTTGCTCTCACCGGCTGGTCTGCGCCGGGATTCTGCTCCTATCGATCGGCCGAACCGGAGCCGATCCACCTGCATTGTTCAGACCTCTCCCTTCCGGACGGGTGCCGACTGCTGGCTCTCGATACACCTGAAAAGTGGATCCCCATCCTCCCGCAGGCGTACGAGCGCGGCTGCACGGCACCGCGCTCCCAGAACTGGGTTGAAGCTGTCGGCTATGCGGTAACCGCGTCGGCGCTTGGCATAGACTCCTTCAAGGAAACCTGCTCCGGACGCGCGTTTCTGCATCGAACAACCGACCGTGAGCGGCCAGGCCCACAGGAGCGATTTATGTCATTTGTGATGGATCTCTAG
- a CDS encoding 4-cresol dehydrogenase [hydroxylating] cytochrome c subunit: protein MKAGRMKFVVLVSGLIVMASHTGAMGAEQKEVSPGFAWKDGAEAYTKICALCHETSVGPALRGRELDPLYIRLIVRNGSRAMPAFRASEIDDHSLEKLAEYVSKPEGDK from the coding sequence ATGAAGGCAGGGCGAATGAAATTCGTGGTTCTCGTGTCAGGACTCATTGTGATGGCAAGCCACACGGGCGCGATGGGAGCCGAGCAGAAAGAGGTCTCGCCAGGATTCGCCTGGAAAGATGGAGCTGAGGCCTATACGAAGATCTGCGCGTTGTGTCACGAAACCTCGGTCGGGCCGGCGCTTCGTGGCCGTGAACTTGATCCCTTGTATATCCGCTTGATCGTGCGAAACGGCAGTCGGGCGATGCCGGCCTTCCGCGCTTCCGAAATCGATGACCACTCATTGGAAAAACTCGCTGAGTATGTGTCGAAACCGGAAGGTGACAAATAA
- a CDS encoding putative enzyme, which yields MADEVKILGIAGSLRKQSYNRSSLRAAVELVPAGIRIETFDLAGVPLFNQDHEGEPPAAVRQFKSAISAADAILIVTPEYNYSVPGVLKNAIDWASRPYGESAWDGKPVGILGASVGMLGTARAQYHLRQMFVFLNMFPLNQPEVMIANADQKFDTDGNLKDDKTAKKIRELLEALGDWTRRLKKAKV from the coding sequence ATGGCCGACGAAGTCAAAATATTGGGAATTGCGGGGAGTCTTCGAAAACAGTCCTACAACCGATCCTCCCTTAGGGCCGCGGTCGAGCTTGTACCGGCCGGCATTAGGATCGAGACGTTCGATTTGGCCGGCGTCCCACTCTTCAATCAGGATCATGAGGGAGAGCCACCCGCTGCCGTACGGCAGTTCAAATCGGCGATTTCCGCGGCGGACGCGATTTTGATCGTGACGCCGGAGTACAACTACTCCGTTCCCGGCGTGTTGAAGAATGCGATCGACTGGGCCTCGCGTCCCTATGGCGAAAGCGCCTGGGATGGGAAACCGGTAGGTATCCTGGGCGCCTCGGTCGGAATGCTCGGCACCGCCCGTGCGCAGTATCACCTGCGTCAGATGTTCGTCTTTCTCAATATGTTCCCGCTGAACCAGCCGGAAGTGATGATCGCCAACGCGGACCAAAAATTCGATACAGACGGAAATTTGAAAGACGACAAAACGGCTAAAAAGATCCGAGAACTGCTCGAGGCCCTTGGTGACTGGACGAGAAGGCTCAAGAAGGCGAAGGTTTGA